Proteins encoded by one window of Salvia splendens isolate huo1 chromosome 7, SspV2, whole genome shotgun sequence:
- the LOC121741641 gene encoding nitrate regulatory gene2 protein-like → MGASNSRLEEDKSLQLCRARKKFIKQALNGRCSLAAAHTAYIGELKIIGAALRRFVEPDHLQVESLVYPSITATPQLLALTDKSFNRLSSLSPSQSQDVDATENLLPSPSPRVSSQYQAHPMKFTGTVSSKIEEKPPVPVVVSVDSTTPPVTTPRSTEGPESPWDYFGLFHHVDNDYSAEGKRMFDQGSEDSDEIRHLRKEEGIPDLEDVRVSVSSEETHGSEEEFDEPPIASLVRSFKNVNTGAEGVSNGESAISTESETTHHMNGRKADVVNGSSADRHPEAVVLETNSANGRKNNSPGLSLRRNDKETRADVRGALEDKVVPKDLYSSISDIEQLFVKASESGKEVPRMLEANKLHFRPVLTGRERRLAATSLLKSCFSCGKDPSEVQQEPSQNSVKYLTWPRSASFRSLSSRNLVATNSNGDIADPNNTLFDNFCMVSGSHASTLDRLYAWEKKLYDEVKASEALQSSFEQKCKLLRQRESRGENTEKTRAAAKDLHSRITVAIHRINAISQKIEVIRDTELQPQLEELIEELRKMWETMMDCHKLQELIISKSHAPGSTKLKMQSDSQRQIIIQLGYRLSSLSSSFTKWISAQKIYVEAIDKWLFKCVSVPQKKPSKRNRRMRPPSMRHCGPPIYMLCGAWLEMIDTLPSKGVADSIKELAAEVAQFLPRQEKKQAKANRNKAAMDTLRDLDYAVPRLDRVRTSLEGFLVKLNSFAECSLRMFTELQKATQDAKMSYEQFLLQRSQSQVVV, encoded by the exons ATGGGGGCTTCGAATTCCCGGTTGGAGGAAGACAAGAGCCTGCAGCTCTGCCGCGCTAGGAAGAAGTTCATCAAGCAAGCACTTAATGGCAGGTGTTCTCTTGCAGCAGCTCACACTGCTTATATTGGGGAATTGAAAATCATAGGAGCTGCTTTGAGGAGATTTGTGGAACCTGATCATCTTCAAGTTGAATCTTTAGTCTATCCATCAATAACTGCTACTCCTCAGCTCCTTGCTTTGACTGACAAGTCTTTCAATCGGTTATCTTCCTTGTCTCCGTCTCAATCACAAGATGTAGATGCAACAGAGAATCTGTTGCCATCCCCTTCACCTCGAGTCTCGAGCCAGTACCAGGCTCATCCTATGAAATTTACAGGGACAGTTTCCAGCAAAATTGAAGAAAAGCCTCCTGTTCCTGTTGTGGTATCAGTTGATTCAACTACTCCTCCTGTCACCACTCCCCGTTCAACGGAAGGACCTGAGTCTCCTTGGGATTATTTTGGCCTGTTCCACCATGTGGACAATGACTATTCTGCTGAAGGAAAGAGGATGTTTGATCAGGGTTCCGAGGACTCTGATGAGATTAGGCATCTTAGGAAAGAGGAAGGGATTCCTGATTTGGAGGATGTACGTGTGAGTGTGTCCTCAGAAGAAACACATGGATCAGAAGAAGAATTTGATGAACCTCCTATAGCTTCACTTGTTAGAAgttttaaaaatgtcaacaccgGGGCAGAGGGTGTCAGCAATGGTGAGTCTGCCATTAGTACAGAATCAGAAACCACGCATCATATGAACGGAAGGAAAGCTGATGTTGTAAATGGTAGTTCAGCCGACAGGCATCCTGAAGCTGTAGTATTGGAAACCAATTCTGCAAATGGGAGAAAAAATAATTCTCCTGGTCTATCGCTTCGTAGAAATGATAAGGAAACTAGAGCTGATGTCAGAGGTGCACTTGAAGACAAGGTTGTGCCTAAGGACTTGTATTCTAGCATCAGTGACATTGAACAGCTCTTTGTTAAAGCATCTGAATCTGGAAAAGAAGTTCCGCGGATGCTAGAAGCAAATAAACTCCATTTCCGTCCAGTTTTGACTGGGAGAGAAC GTAGGTTAGCAGCTACATCACTCCTAAAGTCTTGTTTCTCTTGTGGGAAAGATCCAAGTGAGGTTCAACAAG AACCTTCTCAAAATTCAGTCAAGTACTTAACATGGCCCCGGTCAGCATCATTTCGTTCTCTATCATCTCGAAATCTTGTAGCTACAAACTCCAATGGTGATATTGCTGATCCTAATAACACTCTATTCGACAACTTCTGCATGGTCTCTGGAAGCCATGCCTCAACCTTAGATAGGCTTTACGCATGGGAGAAGAAACTCTATGACGAAGTGAAG GCTAGTGAGGCACTTCAAAGTAGTTTTGAACAGAAGTGCAAGCTTCTTCGACAGAGAGAATCACGCGGAGAGAATACTGAAAAAACTCGTGCAGCAGCCAAAGATCTACATTCAAGAATTACAGTGGCTATTCACAGAATCAATGCAATCTCACAGAAAATAGAAGTTATTAGAGATACCGAACTTCAGCCACAGCTCGAGGAGTTAATTGAGGA GTTACGGAAGATGTGGGAAACAATGATGGATTGCCACAAGCTACAAGAACTCATCATATCGAAATCTCATGCCCCCGGAAGcacaaaattaaaaatgcaATCAGATTCACAAAGACAAATCATCATCCAGCTCGGGTATAGACTCAGCTCTCTATCATCCAGCTTCACGAAATGGATCAGCGCCCAGAAAATCTACGTGGAAGCCATCGATAAATGGCTCTTCAAGTGCGTCTCAGTGCCACAGAAGAAACCTTCCAAGAGGAACAGAAGGATGAGACCACCATCCATGAGACACTGCGGTCCGCCTATATACATGCTATGTGGTGCCTGGTTGGAAATGATCGACACCCTGCCTTCTAAAGGCGTTGCTGATTCTATCAAGGAACTGGCTGCGGAAGTTGCTCAGTTTCTCCCACGTCAAGAGAAGAAGCAGGCCAAAGCCAACAGAAACAAGGCTGCAATGGATACACTGAGAGATCTAGACTATGCTGTGCCTCGTCTGGACCGTGTTAGGACGAGCTTGGAAGGTTTTCTTGTGAAACTAAACAGCTTTGCAGAATGTTCGCTGAGGATGTTTACTGAACTGCAGAAGGCCACCCAAGATGCCAAGATGAGCTATGAACAGTTTTTGTTGCAACGATCACAGTCACAGGTTGTGGTCTGA
- the LOC121740856 gene encoding uncharacterized protein LOC121740856, giving the protein MEGGITAEDLSTIGGIATVSLLHSFIPTHWLPFSIVGRAQKWTLSRTLLVTAFGAVLHVLSTSLLGITAITITNTIAGEETVHKLASLLLIFLGGGYIVLFLTGKGGHSHSHNQPMEKMAVAGLVLVPALSPCATTLPVFLAVGNSSSMMVLAIIVLLFSTITVMTSLVALSFYGASQLKFHWVERYDKLLVGSVLCLVGVLTLIFHDHDGEAGSNGEHLHRKIISL; this is encoded by the exons ATGGAGGGTGGAATTACGGCGGAGGACTTGTCGACGATCGGCGGCATAGCCACCGTCTCGCTGCTGCACTCCTTCATCCCTACACATTGGCTCCCGTTTTCCATTGTCGGCCGCGCTCAGAAATGGACTCTCTCTCGCACTCTTCTCGTCA CTGCTTTTGGAGCAGTATTGCATGTTCTATCCACTTCGCTGCTTGGCATAACAGCAATCACCATAACAAACACTATAGCTGGAGAGGAAACTGTGCATAAACTTGCATCTTTGTTGCTGATTTTTCTTGGTGGTGGTTACATTGTGTTATTTCTTACTGGAAAGGGTGGTCATAGCCATTCTCACAATCAACCTATGGAAAAAATGGCTGTTGCCGGTCTTGTTCTCGTCCCTGCATTGTCTCCTTGTGCAACCACTCTTCCAGTATTTCTTGCTGTTGGAAACTCATCCTCGATGATGGTGCTTGCTATCATAGTCCTGTTATTCAG CACGATAACTGTAATGACGTCGCTAGTGGCTCTCTCATTTTACGGTGCAAGTCAGCTCAAGTTTCACTGGGTGGAACGCTACGACAAGCTTCTTGTAGGATCAGTTCTATGTTTAGTCGGAGTTCTGACCCTCATTTTCCACGATCATGATGGCGAAGCTGGTTCAAATGGAGAGCATTTGCATCGGAAAATAATCTCTTTGTAA
- the LOC121810308 gene encoding uncharacterized protein LOC121810308: protein MDNGQRQTLHLSSNIKNNVVQFLLKHSHDGVLSRGVVMEAAEAHGISRKTVYRLWKAAKEQMQRGEPALMEGKVKGYQHVDRLELDQEKVRNLSTLERSSLRKMAVKLNVSKSTLGHWVKQGKLRPHTNAIKPALTNMNKIARARWSLSQLEPQITQGRVKFQSMHNVVHIDEKWFYMTKVSDRYYLLPDEDEPYRTCKSKRYITKVMFMCAVSRPHFGINGQSTYDGKVGIFPFTEFLPAQRRSKNRARGTMETKAINSVTKSVMKDCLIQQIIPAIKAKWPVGASKDIYIQQDNATPHITAMDADFQAVANSDGFRIQLICQPPNSPDTNILDLGFFRAIQSLQHEKPCKTVDELVGNVCSSFEELSPQTLNKVFLSLQACLNEILQCRGGNGYKVPHINKDRLHRNGELPNVLEVEEVVVRDVLHYLQMPENSVGAMYDIEPLSNAFGF from the exons ATGGATAATGGGCAGAGGCAAACCCTGCACTTGAGCAGCAATATCAAGAATAATGTGGTGCAGTTTCTACTCAAGCATAGCCATGATGGAGTACTATCAAGAGGGGTTGTAATGGAGGCAGCAGAAGCTCATGGCATCAGTAGGAAGACAGTATACAGGCTGTGGAAGGCAGCCAAGGAGCAGATGCAAAGGGGAGAACCTGCATTGATGGAAGGAAAGGTTAAAGGTTATCAACATGTTGACAGATTAGAACTTGATCAAGAAAAGGTTAGAAACTTATCTACTCTTGAAAGATCATCCCTGAGGAAAATGGCAGTAAAATTGAATGTGAGTAAGAGCACATTAGGTCATTGGGTGAAGCAAGGTAAACTAAGGCCACATACAAATGCAATCAAACCTGCCCTCACCAATATGAATAAGATAGCAAGAGCTAGATGGAGTCTTAGTCAACTTGAGCCACAGATTACTCAAGGTAGAGTTAAGTTTCAGAGCATGCATAATGTAGTTCAtatagatgaaaaatggttCTATATGACCAAGGTATCAGACAGGTACTACCTCTTGCCGGATGAGGATGAGCCATATAGGACATGCAAATCCAAGAGATACATCACCAAAGTCATGTTTATGTGTGCTGTCAGTAGACCACACTTTGGTATAAATGGGCAGTCCACTTATGATGGTAAGGTGGGAATATTTCCCTTCACTGAATTTCTGCCAGCACAGAGGAGGTCAAAGAACAGGGCAAGAGGCACCATGGAAACCAAAGCAATCAATTCAGTCACAAAGTCAGTAATGAAGGACTGCCTTATCCAACAG ATTATACCTGCAATTAAGGCCAAGTGGCCTGTTGGGGCAAGTAAAGACATTTACATTCAGCAAGACAATGCAACCCCACACATAACTGCCATGGATGCAGATTTTCAGGCTGTTGCCAATTCAGATGGATTTAGAATCCAACTGATTTGTCAACCACCTAATTCCCCTGACACAAACATCTTAGACCTTGGATTTTTTAGAGCAATTCAATCACTGCAACATGAGAAACCTTGCAAGACTGTGGATGAACTTGTGGGGAATGTGTGTAGCTCATTTGAAGAGTTGTCACCACAAACTCTCAACAAAGTTTTCCTAAGCTTGCAAGCTTGCCTCAATGAAATCCTACAGTGCAGAGGTGGAAATGGATACAAAGTCCCACATATCAACAAGGACAGACTGCATAGAAATGGGGAACTCCCCAATGTGCTGGAAGTGGAGGAGGTTGTTGTGAGAGATGTGTTGCACTACTTACAAATGCCAGAGAACAGTGTTGGGGCAATGTATGATATTGAGCCTCTGTCAAATGCATTTGGCTTCTAG